One Paenibacillus riograndensis SBR5 DNA segment encodes these proteins:
- a CDS encoding ABC transporter ATP-binding protein translates to MTQSAKAVLLEVKEASRSFGGLKALSEVSLYIGKGELIGLIGPNGAGKTTLFNLLTGVYPPSTGSIILNNESIGGMKPYKINHKGAARTFQNIRLFTSMTVLENVKIAFHQHARHSLFTSMLRLPKHFKGEDEITQKAMDILKIFNLAGQCGEVASNLSYGNQRRLEIARALAAGPKLLLLDEPAAGMNPNETRDLMNLIAWIRKEFDLTILLIEHDMSLVMGVCDRIYVLDRGMLIANGTPSEIRSNPKVIEAYLGQEA, encoded by the coding sequence ATGACGCAATCAGCGAAAGCAGTGCTTCTTGAGGTTAAAGAGGCCAGCCGTTCTTTTGGCGGACTTAAAGCCCTTAGCGAAGTTTCCCTTTATATCGGCAAAGGCGAGCTTATCGGTCTGATCGGACCCAACGGTGCAGGCAAAACAACACTGTTTAACCTGCTGACCGGGGTTTATCCGCCCTCTACAGGCAGCATCATCCTTAACAATGAATCGATCGGCGGCATGAAGCCCTACAAGATTAACCATAAAGGGGCGGCGCGCACTTTTCAGAACATCCGGCTGTTTACATCCATGACCGTGCTGGAAAATGTGAAAATCGCCTTCCACCAGCATGCCAGGCATTCCCTGTTCACCTCGATGCTCCGGCTGCCGAAGCATTTCAAGGGAGAGGATGAAATCACGCAGAAGGCTATGGATATTCTGAAAATATTTAATCTCGCCGGTCAATGCGGTGAGGTTGCCAGCAATCTCAGCTACGGGAACCAGCGGCGTCTTGAAATTGCGCGGGCTCTGGCCGCAGGGCCGAAGCTGCTGCTCCTGGATGAACCGGCAGCGGGTATGAACCCGAATGAAACCCGTGATCTGATGAATCTGATTGCCTGGATCCGCAAGGAATTCGATCTTACGATTCTCCTGATTGAACACGATATGTCTCTTGTTATGGGTGTGTGCGACCGGATCTATGTGCTGGACCGCGGCATGCTGATTGCGAATGGCACACCCTCGGAGATCCGGAGCAATCCGAAGGTCATCGAAGCGTATTTGGGACAGGAGGCGTAA
- a CDS encoding ABC transporter ATP-binding protein yields MLKVQGINVYYGAIHALKDLSIEVKQGEIVTLIGANGAGKSTLLKTLSGLLKPKTGSIEFLDKSITNQSVQSIVKQGLIHCPEGRRVFANMSVEENLELGAYLQNPSSLAADFERVYKTFPRLLERKKQQAGTLSGGEQQMLAMGRALMGHPKLLLLDEPSMGLAPLLVQDIFKIVKEVNAAGTTVLLVEQNAHQALKIAHRAYVLETGRVVLEGDAKELADSEEIKMAYLGH; encoded by the coding sequence ATGCTCAAAGTACAAGGAATCAACGTTTATTATGGAGCGATCCACGCTCTGAAAGACCTTAGCATTGAAGTGAAGCAAGGGGAGATTGTGACCTTAATCGGTGCCAACGGCGCCGGCAAGTCGACACTGCTCAAAACACTATCCGGCCTGCTGAAGCCAAAGACAGGCAGCATTGAGTTTCTCGATAAATCCATTACGAACCAGAGTGTCCAGTCGATTGTGAAGCAGGGATTGATTCATTGCCCGGAAGGGCGGCGCGTATTTGCCAATATGTCGGTAGAAGAAAATCTTGAGCTTGGCGCTTATTTGCAGAATCCGTCCAGTCTGGCGGCTGATTTTGAGAGGGTCTACAAGACTTTCCCGAGACTTCTGGAACGCAAGAAACAGCAGGCCGGAACGCTGTCCGGCGGCGAGCAACAAATGCTTGCTATGGGCCGTGCGCTTATGGGGCACCCCAAGCTGCTGCTGCTGGATGAACCGTCCATGGGGCTTGCTCCGCTTCTCGTGCAGGATATTTTTAAAATCGTCAAAGAAGTGAACGCTGCCGGCACAACCGTGCTGCTAGTAGAGCAGAATGCGCATCAGGCCCTCAAAATCGCCCACCGCGCTTATGTGCTGGAAACCGGCAGAGTCGTGCTGGAAGGCGACGCCAAGGAACTGGCGGATTCCGAAGAGATTAAAATGGCTTACCTCGGGCACTAG
- a CDS encoding branched-chain amino acid ABC transporter permease, translating to MKKLNTNFWVGIIVALAFYGIVQVLLTTGIFSDVTRSMLLLIGVNIMLAVSLNLITGITGQFSIGHAGFMSVGAYTSAILTLDYNVPFIPAILAGGVLAAVFGVLIGMPTLRLNGDYLAIATLGFGEIIRIIMLNTEYVGGASGLSGIPAKTTWTMLFLFTLITVVVINNFIGSTHGRACIAIRENEIAAEAMGINTTRYKIIAFTIGALFAGMAGGLSAHTFYVITPGSFNFLKSFEIIVMVVLGGLGSTAGSIVGAVFVTLLYTYLREFPEWRMIIYSIVLILMMIFRPSGLLGKTKFSLGKLGKKEAKANDAISESSAS from the coding sequence GTGAAGAAGCTGAATACAAATTTCTGGGTAGGCATTATTGTTGCCCTGGCCTTTTACGGAATCGTTCAAGTTCTTTTAACAACGGGAATCTTTAGTGATGTAACGAGATCTATGCTGCTGCTGATTGGTGTGAACATCATGCTGGCGGTATCGCTTAATCTGATTACCGGGATTACCGGACAGTTTTCCATCGGTCATGCAGGCTTTATGTCGGTAGGAGCGTATACCTCGGCTATCCTGACGCTGGATTATAACGTTCCCTTCATTCCGGCCATCCTTGCCGGAGGTGTGCTGGCGGCTGTGTTTGGCGTATTGATCGGCATGCCGACACTCCGCCTGAACGGTGACTATCTGGCTATTGCTACCCTTGGCTTCGGTGAAATTATCCGCATCATCATGCTCAACACGGAATATGTCGGCGGAGCTTCAGGACTGAGCGGGATTCCGGCCAAAACCACATGGACCATGCTGTTCCTGTTCACCCTGATTACAGTGGTAGTGATCAACAACTTCATCGGATCTACACACGGCCGCGCTTGTATCGCCATCCGTGAGAATGAGATTGCCGCAGAGGCAATGGGGATCAACACCACCCGTTACAAAATCATCGCTTTTACCATCGGTGCCTTGTTTGCCGGTATGGCCGGCGGGTTGTCAGCCCATACGTTCTATGTTATTACTCCGGGCAGCTTCAACTTCCTGAAGTCGTTCGAAATCATCGTAATGGTTGTACTCGGTGGACTTGGCAGCACAGCCGGTTCCATCGTCGGAGCGGTTTTCGTTACTCTGCTCTATACTTACTTACGCGAATTTCCGGAATGGCGGATGATTATCTATTCAATCGTTCTGATCCTGATGATGATCTTCCGTCCAAGCGGCCTGCTTGGCAAAACCAAATTTTCTCTGGGCAAGCTCGGCAAAAAGGAGGCCAAGGCAAATGACGCAATCAGCGAAAGCAGTGCTTCTTGA
- a CDS encoding Lrp/AsnC family transcriptional regulator — MENYAIDDIDYRILHYIIEDSRLSHKEIGEKIHMTGQAVGARIRRMRELEIIEGYTVRWNPQKLGQNIHALITVFLSSNKAHPLFQKFALEHGSVAELHRVSGEGCYWMRVYAKDHDELATFLDQLLEFGNYRVNLGMGQLK; from the coding sequence ATGGAAAACTACGCAATAGATGATATAGACTACAGAATCCTACACTATATAATAGAAGATTCCCGGTTGAGCCATAAGGAAATTGGGGAGAAAATACACATGACAGGGCAGGCTGTAGGCGCGCGAATCCGCAGAATGCGGGAGCTGGAGATTATCGAGGGCTATACGGTACGCTGGAATCCGCAAAAGCTCGGGCAGAACATTCACGCTTTGATTACCGTGTTCCTCAGCTCCAACAAAGCGCATCCGCTTTTTCAAAAATTTGCCCTGGAGCATGGAAGTGTGGCCGAGCTGCACCGGGTCAGCGGTGAGGGCTGTTACTGGATGCGTGTATACGCCAAAGATCATGATGAGCTCGCCACTTTCCTGGACCAGCTGCTGGAGTTCGGCAATTACCGGGTCAATCTCGGCATGGGCCAGCTCAAATAA
- a CDS encoding MBL fold metallo-hydrolase, whose translation MKIQLIRNAALWLEYGGITFLVDPMLSEQEANPPIPNSPNARRNPLVPLPGPVQQWLAPDAVLVTHLHQDHWDEAAVSLLPHELPVLCQDGDEGTLSAQGFGHVSVVEDHAAKNFRGVTLKRTGGRHGTGEIGELMGKVSGFVFRAEGEPVLYVAGDTIWCDEVKVALDEHKPEVIIVNAGGAQFLTGGHITMNEQDIIELCRYAPEASVIAVHMEAINHCLVTREQLAARLEQEGLLGRVKIPADGEWC comes from the coding sequence TTGAAAATTCAGCTCATCCGCAACGCGGCCCTATGGCTGGAATACGGCGGTATAACTTTTCTGGTAGATCCCATGCTCAGCGAACAAGAGGCGAATCCGCCCATTCCGAATTCTCCCAATGCACGAAGAAATCCGCTGGTGCCCTTGCCGGGGCCTGTTCAGCAATGGCTCGCACCTGACGCTGTACTCGTTACGCATTTGCATCAGGATCATTGGGATGAAGCGGCAGTGTCTCTTTTGCCCCATGAACTTCCCGTGTTATGCCAGGACGGAGACGAAGGGACTTTATCGGCACAGGGCTTTGGGCATGTATCTGTGGTTGAGGACCATGCGGCGAAGAACTTCCGGGGGGTGACTTTGAAGCGGACCGGCGGCCGGCATGGCACAGGAGAAATCGGGGAGCTTATGGGCAAGGTGTCAGGTTTTGTGTTCCGAGCCGAAGGCGAGCCGGTCTTGTATGTGGCCGGTGACACGATTTGGTGCGATGAAGTGAAAGTAGCCCTGGATGAACACAAGCCGGAGGTCATCATCGTTAATGCCGGGGGAGCACAATTCCTGACCGGAGGCCATATTACCATGAATGAGCAGGACATTATAGAGCTGTGCCGCTATGCGCCGGAAGCATCAGTGATTGCTGTGCACATGGAAGCCATCAACCATTGCCTGGTTACCCGTGAACAGCTTGCCGCCCGGCTGGAGCAGGAGGGATTGCTGGGGCGTGTCAAGATTCCGGCGGACGGGGAATGGTGTTGA
- a CDS encoding branched-chain amino acid ABC transporter permease yields the protein MEYFIQQLINGISVGSIYALIALGYTMVYGIIKLINFAHGDVFMVGSFIGLYSAKYLTDAGFPPVVVLILSLVISMTISALLGITIERLAYKPLRKSTRIAALITAIGVSFLLEYTGVLILGPQAQGFPDIMDKKQFTLFGSSIQVESNQVMILLTTIILMIILQYIVRFTKTGKAMRAVSFDVEAARLMGINVDRTISATFAIGSALAAAAGVIFGMTYNSVDPLMGVMPGLKAFVAAVLGGIGSIPGALVGGLLLGTVETEISSLGFSSWRDGVAFAVLILILIFKPSGLFGKNVREKV from the coding sequence ATGGAGTATTTCATTCAGCAATTAATTAACGGGATTTCCGTAGGCAGTATCTACGCTCTGATCGCCCTTGGTTACACTATGGTTTACGGTATTATCAAGCTGATCAATTTTGCACATGGGGATGTATTTATGGTGGGGTCGTTTATTGGACTGTATAGTGCCAAATATCTGACAGATGCAGGTTTTCCTCCGGTTGTCGTTCTGATTCTGTCGCTTGTCATCTCCATGACGATCAGTGCGCTGCTGGGCATAACGATTGAACGGTTGGCTTACAAGCCGCTGCGCAAATCCACACGGATTGCTGCACTGATTACAGCCATAGGTGTATCCTTTCTGCTTGAATATACCGGAGTGCTCATTCTCGGGCCGCAGGCTCAAGGCTTCCCGGACATTATGGACAAGAAACAGTTCACCCTCTTCGGATCATCTATCCAAGTGGAATCGAATCAGGTAATGATTCTTCTAACAACGATAATTCTTATGATTATTCTACAGTATATTGTCCGTTTCACCAAAACCGGCAAAGCCATGCGTGCGGTATCGTTTGATGTGGAGGCGGCGCGCTTGATGGGGATCAACGTAGATCGCACCATTTCGGCAACCTTTGCTATCGGTTCAGCGCTTGCTGCCGCAGCCGGGGTGATTTTCGGGATGACCTACAATTCTGTTGATCCTCTAATGGGTGTTATGCCTGGGCTTAAGGCTTTTGTTGCTGCTGTACTTGGTGGCATCGGAAGTATTCCGGGTGCGCTTGTAGGCGGGCTGCTGCTGGGGACGGTAGAGACGGAAATTTCCTCGCTCGGGTTTTCCTCCTGGCGTGACGGTGTAGCTTTTGCTGTATTGATTCTGATCCTTATCTTCAAACCATCCGGGCTGTTTGGCAAAAATGTCCGGGAGAAAGTGTAG
- a CDS encoding DinB family protein: MQNKISDVLLQNWDYVMDIEDWAPPLSAALEGVTSEQAVWKPQGEAGNSIWETVNHLTYYKERLLIKLKGLPKLPEAESNDATFTVTESGEEAWGHAVAKLKQVHASLREVIEALEEGAYDWGGSGHAPGEEVMSLILHDSYHTGQIVLVRKLQGSWPTNRSFN, translated from the coding sequence ATGCAGAATAAGATTAGTGATGTTTTGCTGCAAAATTGGGATTATGTCATGGATATCGAGGACTGGGCACCGCCGCTGAGCGCTGCATTGGAAGGGGTGACTAGTGAACAGGCCGTCTGGAAACCGCAAGGCGAAGCGGGCAACTCGATCTGGGAGACGGTCAACCACCTGACCTATTACAAGGAGCGTCTGCTTATCAAGCTCAAAGGCTTGCCGAAACTGCCTGAAGCAGAGAGCAATGATGCTACTTTTACCGTTACGGAGAGCGGGGAAGAGGCATGGGGGCACGCGGTAGCCAAGCTGAAACAAGTCCATGCTTCTCTGCGGGAAGTGATTGAGGCGCTGGAGGAAGGCGCATATGATTGGGGCGGTTCCGGACATGCTCCGGGAGAAGAAGTGATGAGCCTGATTCTGCATGATTCCTATCATACCGGACAGATCGTGCTGGTCCGCAAGCTGCAGGGCTCCTGGCCAACGAACCGCAGCTTCAATTAA
- a CDS encoding CGNR zinc finger domain-containing protein, with the protein MLWDDFINSYWRDWRTGDRSKDKDKLQDQEWLAVWLEQHSLRAELPPEPKELEQLQQLRSLLREAVQKLVQDCPPDGDLLERLNGYMLMGPVIRQVVQSVEGKVKISFQPQRPDWEQVMAEIASSFAAALVEKDTSRFRICENPDCLWVYYDDTRNRSKRYCDDKMCGNLMKVRRFRARKKAGMEGNSE; encoded by the coding sequence GTGTTGTGGGATGATTTCATTAACAGCTACTGGCGGGATTGGCGGACAGGCGACCGCAGCAAAGACAAGGACAAGCTGCAAGATCAGGAGTGGCTGGCCGTCTGGCTGGAACAGCATTCATTGCGGGCAGAGCTGCCGCCAGAGCCTAAAGAGCTGGAGCAATTGCAGCAGCTAAGGAGCTTACTGCGGGAAGCGGTACAGAAGCTGGTGCAGGACTGTCCCCCGGACGGGGATCTGCTGGAGCGGTTGAACGGTTATATGCTGATGGGGCCGGTCATTCGGCAGGTTGTCCAGAGTGTGGAGGGTAAGGTAAAAATCTCCTTTCAACCGCAGCGCCCGGATTGGGAGCAGGTGATGGCGGAGATTGCGTCTTCTTTTGCCGCTGCGCTTGTGGAGAAGGACACCTCCCGCTTTCGCATCTGCGAGAACCCGGATTGCCTCTGGGTCTATTATGATGATACCCGGAACCGTTCGAAACGTTATTGCGATGATAAAATGTGCGGCAATCTGATGAAGGTGCGCCGTTTCCGGGCACGTAAGAAGGCAGGTATGGAAGGAAACTCCGAATAA
- a CDS encoding SprT family protein: MSNEELQQWIEQVSQDSFGVPFRHKASFNSRLSTTGGRYFIKSHNIEINPMQLEMFGREETERIIKHELCHYHLHLSKRGYMHRDADFKKLLAMVGGSRFCQTLPGAKARKPLPYRYKLVCTACATEYPRKRKADPKRYRCGNCAGKLKLVALEESRGKAK, encoded by the coding sequence ATGAGCAATGAAGAGCTGCAGCAGTGGATCGAGCAGGTATCGCAGGACAGCTTTGGTGTCCCGTTCCGCCACAAGGCGAGCTTTAACAGCCGGCTGAGCACCACGGGAGGCAGATATTTTATCAAAAGCCATAACATTGAGATCAATCCTATGCAGCTGGAAATGTTCGGGCGTGAAGAGACAGAGCGGATCATCAAGCATGAGCTGTGCCATTACCACCTGCATCTCTCGAAGCGGGGATATATGCACCGGGACGCCGATTTCAAAAAACTGCTCGCCATGGTTGGCGGAAGCCGCTTTTGCCAGACCCTGCCGGGAGCGAAGGCGCGGAAGCCGCTGCCTTACCGGTACAAGCTCGTCTGCACCGCATGTGCCACGGAATACCCGCGCAAGCGTAAGGCTGATCCGAAGCGCTACCGCTGCGGCAACTGTGCAGGCAAGCTTAAGCTGGTCGCACTGGAAGAATCCCGAGGAAAAGCTAAATAG
- the cmpA gene encoding cortex morphogenetic protein CmpA — protein MPQWLCHQLMKAYYKKDRRQIKLLNECWFFYRNSAEARDSIQREV, from the coding sequence TTGCCGCAGTGGCTCTGCCATCAGCTCATGAAGGCTTATTACAAAAAGGACCGGCGCCAGATCAAGCTGCTGAACGAATGCTGGTTTTTTTACCGCAATTCCGCCGAAGCCCGTGACTCTATCCAGCGGGAAGTATAG
- a CDS encoding pentapeptide repeat-containing protein, with protein sequence MSNKIDPPKITEENALLPQQIHTLQSKEEISHCLISDSLIEYQEADRVSFDKVIFRNVTVTESTLHAIELTDVIFENCDLSNVNFSDAFVHRTEFRNCKLIGTDFSRGRFQNVRIVDCIGDFASFRFGKFKGTVFTNCRLVSSDYYQAELTHIGFSECDIDQATFAGCRLKEIDLSDCSFTGLHVDIEDLAGCIISAEQAASFAGLLGLVIKTDTEL encoded by the coding sequence ATGAGCAACAAAATCGATCCGCCCAAAATCACTGAAGAAAATGCTTTGCTGCCACAGCAGATCCATACACTCCAATCGAAGGAAGAAATCAGCCACTGCCTGATCAGCGACAGCCTGATTGAATATCAGGAAGCGGACAGGGTATCGTTCGACAAAGTGATTTTCCGGAATGTGACGGTTACCGAGTCCACACTTCATGCCATTGAGCTGACGGATGTGATCTTTGAAAATTGTGATCTGTCGAATGTGAATTTCAGTGACGCTTTTGTGCACCGGACAGAATTTCGGAATTGTAAATTGATTGGCACAGACTTCAGCAGAGGCCGATTTCAAAATGTACGGATAGTGGATTGTATCGGGGATTTCGCCAGTTTCCGCTTTGGAAAATTCAAAGGGACGGTTTTTACGAACTGCCGGCTGGTCAGCAGCGATTATTATCAGGCGGAGCTGACTCACATCGGATTCTCGGAATGCGATATCGATCAGGCCACCTTTGCGGGCTGCAGGCTAAAAGAAATCGACCTCAGCGATTGCAGCTTCACCGGTCTGCATGTCGATATCGAAGATCTCGCAGGCTGTATCATCTCCGCAGAACAGGCGGCTTCCTTCGCCGGTCTGCTCGGATTGGTCATCAAGACCGACACCGAGCTCTAA